A single window of Poecilia reticulata strain Guanapo linkage group LG10, Guppy_female_1.0+MT, whole genome shotgun sequence DNA harbors:
- the tbc1d2 gene encoding TBC1 domain family member 2A isoform X2 — MFCPGPEPGWRKAVPPQVAQGTADGPAADPAGQRSASPSRSWRSKSRVSSSVSDPCGDAASSERTSRLQQEKQMLMEEVKAQKELVWILHKALEASQLEKRSCSEFLAAQDERRRLELLRHGERLAADLRARLDGAKMEAEALRRRLDDRDAQLAELQEEVRLLEEKNAAKQQVIMRLTDQLTSSLSDPRHPDSSGPVQNQNPQNHKQLQQQTDNLKDDLAAYQTQNRFLNSEIYQLTKLWRKSSEQERSLMVKCAYLEATNCRMESRYLGVLRSLQEAKALAPEQQEAVQRLIQDALGGEAKGVVKLSADRVHDEYGFKIVPDYEVEDMKLLAKIQALEIRGHSLLQQDSMERPLLARWAQYLSGRLEDDLCPSPELKALLRSGVPQQYRRRVWRWLVRTRTRTIWERHPQRYQQLCEKSQTSPHPACRQIQLDLHRTLTTNQNFSSPSGPALQQLRRILLAFSWQNPAVGYCQGLNRLAAIALLVLQSEEDAFWCLVALVDAIMPQDYYTKNLLASQADQRVLKDFMAEKLPRLAAHLEGHGVDVSLVTFNWFLVVFVESLPSDILLPLWDAFLYEGSKVIFRYALALFKYKEDDLLKIHDSVEIYQYLRFFTKTVTDSRKLAAIAFCDMNPFPRRLLRNRRVLHLERLQGELQELEEQQKEFVTERAERKDKELDPASEDDDEL; from the exons ATGTTCTGCCCTGGACCGGAACCGGGCTGGAGGAAGGCGGTGCCCCCGCAGGTAGCACAGGGTACTGCAG ATGGCCCCGCGGCCGACCCcgcaggtcagaggtcggcgTCTCCGTCCCGCAGCTGGAGGTCCAAGTCCCGGGTCTCGTCCTCCGTGTCGGACCCCTGTGGGGACGCGGCGTCCTCGGAGCGGACGTCCCGCCTGCAGCAGGAGAAGCAGATGCTGATGGAGGAGGTCAAGGCTCAGAAG GAGCTGGTCTGGATCCTCCATAAGGCGCTGGAGGCGTCGCAGCTGGAGAAGCGCAGCTGCAGCGAGTTCCTGGCGGCGCAGGACGAGCGGCGGCGCCTGGAGCTGCTGCGGCACGGCGAGCGGCTGGCGGCGGACCTGAGGGCCCGGCTGGACGGCGCCAAGATGGAGGCCGAGGCGCTGAGGCGTCGCCTGGACGACAGAGACGCTCAGCTGGCCGAGCTGCAGGAAGAGGTcaggctgctggaggagaaGAACGCAGCCAAGCAGCAG gTGATCATGAGGCTGACTGATCAGCTGACCTCCTCCCTGTCGGACCCTCGGCACCCGGACTCCTCTGGgcccgtccagaaccagaaccctcAGAACCAcaagcagctccagcagcagacGGACAATCTCAAG GACGACTTGGCGGCGTATCAAACCCAGAACCGGTTCCTGAACTCGGAGATCTACCAGCTGACCAAACTGTGGAGGAAAAGCTCCGAGCAGGAGAGAAGCCTGATGGTGAAG TGTGCGTACCTGGAGGCCACCAACTGCAGGATGGAGAGCCGTTACCTGGGCGTCCTGCGGAGTCTGCAGGAGGCCAAAGCTCTGGCTCCGGAGCAGCAGGAGGCCGTGCAGCGGCTGATCCAGGACGCCCTGGGAGGCGAGGCGAAGGGCGTCGTGAAGCTGAGCGCGGACAG GGTTCACGACGAGTACGGCTTTAAGATCGTCCCCGACTACGAGGTGGAGGACATGAAGCTGCTGGCCAAGATCCAGGCGCTGGAGATCCGCGGCCACAGcctgctgcagcag GACAGCATggagcgccccctgctggcccgCTGGGCGCAGTACCTGTCCGGCCGCTTGGAGGACGACCTGTGTCCGTCTCCGGAGCTCAAGGCTCTGCTACGCTCCGGCGTCCCTCAGCAGTACCGACGGAGAGTGTGGCGCTGGCTGgtccggaccagaaccagaaccatctggGAGCGCCACCCCCAGCGGTACCAGCAG CTGTGCGAGAAGAGCCAGACGTCGCCGCACCCAGCCTGCAGGCAGATCCAGCTGGACCTACACAGAACCCTGACCACCAATCAGAACTTCTCCTCGCCCTCAGGCCCCGCCCTCCAGCAGCTGCGCCGCATCCTGCTGGCGTTCTCCTGGCAGAACCCGGCGGTCGGCTACTGCCAGGGGCTTAACAG GCTGGCGGCCATCGCCCTGCTGGTGCTGCAGAGCGAGGAAGACGCCTTCTGGTGCCTGGTGGCGCTGGTGGACGCCATCATGCCTCAGGACTACTACACCAAGAACCTGCTGGCCTCTCAG GCCGACCAGCGGGTCCTGAAGGACTTCATGGCGGAGAAACTCCCCCGGCTGGCGGCGCACCTGGAGGGTCACGGGGTCGACGTGTCGCTGGTCACCTTCAACTGGTTCCTGGTCGTCTTCGTGGAGAGTCTGCCCAGCGACATCCTGCTGCCGCTGTGGGACGCATTCCTGTACGAGGGCTCTAAG GTGATCTTCAGGTACGCTCTGGCTCTGTTCAAGTACAAAGAAGATGACCTGCTGAAGATCCACGACAGCGTGGAGATTTACCAGTACCTGCGCTTCTTCACCAAGACCGTCACCGACAGCAG GAAGTTGGCGGCCATCGCTTTCTGCGACATGAACCCGTTCCCGCGGCGCCTGCTGAGGAACCGGCGCGTACTGCACCTGGAGCGCCTGCAGGgggagctgcaggagctggaggagcagcagaaggagTTTGTGACGGAGCGCGCCGAGCGGAAAGACAAGGAGCTGGACCCGGCCAGCGAAGACGATGACGAGCTTTAG
- the tbc1d2 gene encoding TBC1 domain family member 2A isoform X1 yields the protein MDRGSPASDSLPVPTDPVRMGPDSQNQEAVRSGPGCLSGSPEPPSNPQSTGPEQTEPGGSGPVDCGPEPAPETSSHPVLQNPEDQAEEEPGSDPSEVLTAGPEEPGVHQNPGEVLPAEEGGSAASCLGRPGRAECLDLQNRQTPPPSGQVWPRPPGAAGEPRLCGFLQKQAGPLRAWRRRWFSYEQNQNQLFYFRSPQDVAPLGQIRLSGATFTCPLNAESGTFHIQTPERTFILKAVSQELMLYWLQQLQAKRWQHRDTSTGPDRANTNNNNLTDDFLPRQHGPVGLVGEAAAIAPAQRSMLASISIKHPLIQFQNSVHSLRKRTSQDSSQSSVFYVDVLPWTGTGLEEGGAPADGPAADPAGQRSASPSRSWRSKSRVSSSVSDPCGDAASSERTSRLQQEKQMLMEEVKAQKELVWILHKALEASQLEKRSCSEFLAAQDERRRLELLRHGERLAADLRARLDGAKMEAEALRRRLDDRDAQLAELQEEVRLLEEKNAAKQQVIMRLTDQLTSSLSDPRHPDSSGPVQNQNPQNHKQLQQQTDNLKDDLAAYQTQNRFLNSEIYQLTKLWRKSSEQERSLMVKCAYLEATNCRMESRYLGVLRSLQEAKALAPEQQEAVQRLIQDALGGEAKGVVKLSADRVHDEYGFKIVPDYEVEDMKLLAKIQALEIRGHSLLQQDSMERPLLARWAQYLSGRLEDDLCPSPELKALLRSGVPQQYRRRVWRWLVRTRTRTIWERHPQRYQQLCEKSQTSPHPACRQIQLDLHRTLTTNQNFSSPSGPALQQLRRILLAFSWQNPAVGYCQGLNRLAAIALLVLQSEEDAFWCLVALVDAIMPQDYYTKNLLASQADQRVLKDFMAEKLPRLAAHLEGHGVDVSLVTFNWFLVVFVESLPSDILLPLWDAFLYEGSKVIFRYALALFKYKEDDLLKIHDSVEIYQYLRFFTKTVTDSRKLAAIAFCDMNPFPRRLLRNRRVLHLERLQGELQELEEQQKEFVTERAERKDKELDPASEDDDEL from the exons ATGGACAGAGGAAGTCCCGCCTCcgactcacttcctgttcccaCTGACCCGGTCCGGATGGGTCCAGACTCTCAGAACCAGGAGGCGGTGCGGAGCGGACCCGGCTGCCTGTCCGGGTCACCAGAACCTCCTTCAAACCCACAATCAACCGGACCAGAGCAGACGGAACCAGGAGGTTCTGGTCCGGTTGATTGTGGGCCAGAACCAGCACCAGAAACAAGTTCCCACCCAGTTCTCCAGAACCCAGAAGATCAGGCTGAGGAGgaacccggttctgatccgtctGAGGTTCTGACTGCCGGACCAGAGGAACCTGGAGTCCATCAGAACCCTGGTGAGGTTCTGCCGGCAGAGGAAGGCGGTTCTGCTGCGTCCTGTTTGGGTCGACCCGGCCGTGCGGAGTGTCTGGACCTCCAGAACCGTCAGACCCCGCCCCCCAGCGGCCAGGTGTGGCCCCGCCCCCCCGGCGCCGCAGGTGAGCCCAGGCTGTGCGGCTTCCTGCAGAAGCAGGCGGGGCCCCTGAGGGCCTGGAGGCGGCGCTGGTTCAGCTacgaacagaaccagaaccagctgttCTACTTCCGCTCACCGCAGGACGTGGCGCCGCTGGGCCAGATACGACTCAGCGGCGCCACCTTCACCTGTCCGCTGAACGCCGAGAGCGGCACCTTCCACATCCAGACGCCCGAACGCACCTTCATCCTCAAG GCGGTGAGTCAGGAGCTGATGCTCTactggctgcagcagctgcaggcgaAGCGCTGGCAGCACCGTGACACGTCTactggaccggaccgggccaacaccaacaacaacaacctgacAG ACGACTTCCTGCCGAGGCAGCATGGTCCTGTGGGCCTGGTGGGGGAGGCGGCGGCCATCGCTCCGGCCCAGCGCTCGATGCTCGCCAGCATCTCCATCAAACACCCGCTCATCCAGTTCCA GAACTCGGTCCACAGTCTGAGGAAGAGAACATCTCAGGACTCCAGTCAGAGCTCAGTGTTCTACGTCGATGTTCTGCCCTGGACCGGAACCGGGCTGGAGGAAGGCGGTGCCCCCGCAG ATGGCCCCGCGGCCGACCCcgcaggtcagaggtcggcgTCTCCGTCCCGCAGCTGGAGGTCCAAGTCCCGGGTCTCGTCCTCCGTGTCGGACCCCTGTGGGGACGCGGCGTCCTCGGAGCGGACGTCCCGCCTGCAGCAGGAGAAGCAGATGCTGATGGAGGAGGTCAAGGCTCAGAAG GAGCTGGTCTGGATCCTCCATAAGGCGCTGGAGGCGTCGCAGCTGGAGAAGCGCAGCTGCAGCGAGTTCCTGGCGGCGCAGGACGAGCGGCGGCGCCTGGAGCTGCTGCGGCACGGCGAGCGGCTGGCGGCGGACCTGAGGGCCCGGCTGGACGGCGCCAAGATGGAGGCCGAGGCGCTGAGGCGTCGCCTGGACGACAGAGACGCTCAGCTGGCCGAGCTGCAGGAAGAGGTcaggctgctggaggagaaGAACGCAGCCAAGCAGCAG gTGATCATGAGGCTGACTGATCAGCTGACCTCCTCCCTGTCGGACCCTCGGCACCCGGACTCCTCTGGgcccgtccagaaccagaaccctcAGAACCAcaagcagctccagcagcagacGGACAATCTCAAG GACGACTTGGCGGCGTATCAAACCCAGAACCGGTTCCTGAACTCGGAGATCTACCAGCTGACCAAACTGTGGAGGAAAAGCTCCGAGCAGGAGAGAAGCCTGATGGTGAAG TGTGCGTACCTGGAGGCCACCAACTGCAGGATGGAGAGCCGTTACCTGGGCGTCCTGCGGAGTCTGCAGGAGGCCAAAGCTCTGGCTCCGGAGCAGCAGGAGGCCGTGCAGCGGCTGATCCAGGACGCCCTGGGAGGCGAGGCGAAGGGCGTCGTGAAGCTGAGCGCGGACAG GGTTCACGACGAGTACGGCTTTAAGATCGTCCCCGACTACGAGGTGGAGGACATGAAGCTGCTGGCCAAGATCCAGGCGCTGGAGATCCGCGGCCACAGcctgctgcagcag GACAGCATggagcgccccctgctggcccgCTGGGCGCAGTACCTGTCCGGCCGCTTGGAGGACGACCTGTGTCCGTCTCCGGAGCTCAAGGCTCTGCTACGCTCCGGCGTCCCTCAGCAGTACCGACGGAGAGTGTGGCGCTGGCTGgtccggaccagaaccagaaccatctggGAGCGCCACCCCCAGCGGTACCAGCAG CTGTGCGAGAAGAGCCAGACGTCGCCGCACCCAGCCTGCAGGCAGATCCAGCTGGACCTACACAGAACCCTGACCACCAATCAGAACTTCTCCTCGCCCTCAGGCCCCGCCCTCCAGCAGCTGCGCCGCATCCTGCTGGCGTTCTCCTGGCAGAACCCGGCGGTCGGCTACTGCCAGGGGCTTAACAG GCTGGCGGCCATCGCCCTGCTGGTGCTGCAGAGCGAGGAAGACGCCTTCTGGTGCCTGGTGGCGCTGGTGGACGCCATCATGCCTCAGGACTACTACACCAAGAACCTGCTGGCCTCTCAG GCCGACCAGCGGGTCCTGAAGGACTTCATGGCGGAGAAACTCCCCCGGCTGGCGGCGCACCTGGAGGGTCACGGGGTCGACGTGTCGCTGGTCACCTTCAACTGGTTCCTGGTCGTCTTCGTGGAGAGTCTGCCCAGCGACATCCTGCTGCCGCTGTGGGACGCATTCCTGTACGAGGGCTCTAAG GTGATCTTCAGGTACGCTCTGGCTCTGTTCAAGTACAAAGAAGATGACCTGCTGAAGATCCACGACAGCGTGGAGATTTACCAGTACCTGCGCTTCTTCACCAAGACCGTCACCGACAGCAG GAAGTTGGCGGCCATCGCTTTCTGCGACATGAACCCGTTCCCGCGGCGCCTGCTGAGGAACCGGCGCGTACTGCACCTGGAGCGCCTGCAGGgggagctgcaggagctggaggagcagcagaaggagTTTGTGACGGAGCGCGCCGAGCGGAAAGACAAGGAGCTGGACCCGGCCAGCGAAGACGATGACGAGCTTTAG